The sequence AAAACCGACAATCCCGTAATTTATCTGGATAACAATGCAACGACCATGGTAGCGCCCGAAGTGCTGGAGGAAATGCTGCCCTATTTCAGCCAGTGGTACGGGAACCCGAGCTCCATGCACAGCTTCGGCGGCATGGTCGGCCGGAAGATCCGGCAGGCCCGGGAACGGCTGGCGGCCCTGCTCGGGGCCTCGGACGAGGAAATCATTTTTACCAGTTGCGGAACGGAAAGCGACAGCACGGCCATTTATGCGGCACTGCAAGCCAATCCAGACAGGAAGCACATCATCACATCCCGCGTGGAACATCCGGCTGTGAAAAACCTGTGCGATCACCTGTCGAAAAACGGGTACCGGGTAACCACCATCGGCGTGGACAAGGACGGGAATCTCGATCTCGACGAATTGTACGGGCATTTGACACCGGATACGGCCATCGTTTCCCTGATGTGGGCCAACAACGAAACCGGCGTCATTTTTCCCGCGGAAGAGATCGCCGAAAAGACCGCCGCCGCAGGCATCCTTTTCCATACCGATGCGGTGCAGGCCGTGGGCAAACTGCCCATCGACCTGAAAACCAATTCCATCGACATGCTTTCGCTCTCGGGTCACAAATTGCATGCCCCGAAAGGAATCGGGGCGCTCTATGTCCGAAAGGGTACGAAGTTCTCCCCCTTTCTGATCGGGGGCCACCAGGAAAAGGGAAGACGGGGCGGCACCGAGAACACGGCATCCATCATCGGGCTGGGCAAGGCCGCCGAACTGGCCGCCCAGAAGATGGCGGAAGAAAACACGCGGGTGCTGCAGCTTCGGGACAGGCTGGAAACGGAACTGGTCAAGCGTGTGCCGCATTCCTTCGTCAACGGGAAAGCGGCCCGCCGCCTTCCCAATACGGCTTCGATCGCCTTCGAATTCGTGGAAGGAGAGGCCATCCTGCTGCTGATGAACGAGCACGGCATCTGCGCCTCTTCGGGTTCCGCCTGCACATCCGGCTCCCTGGAGCCGTCCCATGTGCTGCGCGCGATGGGCGTGCCGTTCACTGCCGCCCACGGCACCATCCGTTTCAGCCTGAGCGTTTACAACACCGAGGCGGAAATCGATTTTGTCATCGACCGGGTACCGGACATCATCGAACGGTTACGCCAGATGTCTCCCTTCTGGAAATCGGGGGCCTGCGCCGCTTAAACTGTGCTTTCACCCAAACAATCGCCGGAGCCCCACCATCGTCTCGCTCCGGCATCACCCAAGGAAAGGTCTGATCGATCAACATGCCATCCAGCACCGAAAGTGGGCAACCCACCGTGATTCTGGTCGCCGGCCTCGCCGGCGCCATCGGATCGACGCTTTCTGTCGCCGTCCATCTGCTCAAGACCGCACCGCATCTGGTCAAACCCTATCTGACGACAGAAGAGCGCTTTGCCCATCTGCCGCTTTCTGAAATGGTGGTAGCCGGCTGGGACCTTGCCGGCGCCAACCTCTGCCGGGCCATCGAAGACCACGGCGTCATCCCGGCCTCCATCTGGCAACCCCTGCAAGCCCAGCTCGAAACCATACCGCTTTTTGAAGCGCCCGAGGCCGGGATGGATCTGGATGCGGCCATAGCGGCTGTTTCCAGGGACATCGATCGGGTCGAAAGTATGTACCCGCAGGCCAACCGGGTATTGGTCAATTTGCTGCCAGCCGCCCCGGCCCTGGCCGGAGGTGAAAACGAAGCCGATTTTCGCCGGACATTCAACCAGGCGCCCGATCGATTCCCCGATCCCGTCTATGCCCTTGCCGCCATCCACAAGGGCATCCCGGTCGTCAATTTCACGCCGAACGAAATTGAATGGCCCTGGGTGGTTCAGCAAGCGGCTCAACAAGGCGTCCCGCTTTGCGGCCGGGATGGAAAAACCGGGCAGACATTCTACAAGCTGGTGCTGGCATCCGCATGGAAGGCCCGGAAACTGAAGATCACGGGCTGGTACAGCCTCAATATCCTGGGAAACAGCGATGGCGCGAACCTGATGGACCCGGAACGGGCGGCAGGAAAACTGGCCAACAAAACGGAAATTCTCGAAGAAATTCTGGGGTACCGGGTAGGCGATTCCCGGAGCTGCCACAAGGTCCACATCGATTACTATCCGCCGCGGGGGGATGCCAAGGAAGCCTGGGATGTCGTCGATTTCGAAGGGCTATTTGATCTTCCGATGAGTATCCGGATCGATTTTCAGGGAAGGGATTCGGTTCTGGCGGCCCCCATGGCCATCGACATGGCCAGATGGATGGTTGCCCTGAAACAATCCGGCCGCAATGGCCTTGTCGCGGATCTGGCATTCTTCTTCAAAAAACCCCTTGGTCTCGACCCGCCGCTGTCCTATGAGGATCAGATCAGCCGGTTGAACACCCTTGACCTTACCTGACGGCCACGAAATGCGCACCTGACGCTGCGCAGCAGCACATGACCATACCTGACACGCACGCAGTGCTTACTTGACGCGCACGAAGTGCGTACATGACGCTGCGAAGCAGCACTTGACACGCACGCAGTGCGTATTTGACGCTGCGCAGCAGCACTTGACCTGACCCTGTCTATTCCATCTCCAGCATCACCGGCCGACTCAACAGCCGCTTGATCCTCGCAACCAGCCGTTTCGGGTTCGCCGGTTTGACGAGATAATCGTCAGCGCCTGCATCGATCACTTCGACTTCCGAGTCCACTTCATCCTTGGATGTCAGCATGATGATCGGAATATAGCGGGTGGACAGTTGACCTTTGAGCTTCTGGATCATTTCCTTCCCGTCGAGCCCCGGCATCAGATAATCGGTGATGATCAGGTCCGGTTTTTCGACATGCGCCGCCTTGAACCCTTCGTTGCCATTGATCGCCGAAACCACTTCAAAATTGTTCGATTCCAGAATATTCCGCAATACCTTCAGGATGACGACGTTGTCGTCCACGATGAGGATCTTGGGGATTTTTTCCGTCTTGGCGGAGTGGGGCAACGGTTCCTCCGGCTCGGTTTCCGGAAAGACCGCCGCCGTAACCCCTCCCACCCGAGGCAACGGCACCGCAGGCGCCGATGCCTGATCATCGGCATCTTCCAGTTCCGGAGGCGCCACGCGCAGCACCTCCTCAATGGTGGTCAATCCCCTGATCGCCTTGCTGAGTCCATCCTTGCTGAGGACAGTGAAGCCTTCGCTTTCCGCAACTTTCCGTATCTGAACGCCCGAGACGTTCCTGTCGAGGATTTCCCGGATCGCAGGCGTGATCGTCAGTACCTCGAAGATACCCATACGGCCCACATATCCGGTGAACTGGCATGCCTCGCATCCGAGTCCTTTCCAGAATTTCTGGTGCGGGTCCAACCTGTAGAAAGGCGCCATCTGCTCAACGATCTTCGGAGAAAGCGGATCGACGACTTTGCATTTCGGACAGATGCCTCTTACCAGTCGCTGGCCGATGACACACAGGAGTGAATCGGCAATGATGAAGCCTTCCACCCCCATATCGAGAAGACGGGTGACGGCCGACGGTGTATCGTTCGTGTGCAGTGTCGAGAGAACGAGGTGGCCCGTTTGCGCGGCCTGAAAAGCGATCGACGCCGTTTCACTGTCCCGGATTTCACCGACCATGACAATGTCGGGATCCTGGCGGAGAATCGACCGCAGCCCCGCCGCAAACGTGATCCCCGCCTTTGGATTGATCTGCACCTGGTTGATGCCGGGAATATCGAATTCGACAGGGTCCTCGACCGTAACGATGTTGACCTTGGGCGTGTTCAGTTTTCGAAGCGCCGTATACAGGGTCGATGATTTTCCGCTGCCCGTTGGCCCGGTCACGAGAATGATGCCCTGAGGCTTACTGATCGCCTCCTGGAAATGCCGCAGGTCATTTTCGTTGAAACCCAAATCCTCGAGACTCATTCCCCCGCCAGCCGGGTTGAGAATCCGGATGGTCACCTTCTCCCCATAGTTGGTTGGAATGGTGGAAACACGGAGATCGTATCGTGCATCCCCGAATTTGACCTGAGCCCGGCCATCCTGGGGTTTTCGCCGGATGGAGATATCCATGGTCGAGATGATCTTGATCCGGGAAACCAGCGAGGTATGGACCTGCTTGTCGATCTGCATGATCTCCCGCATGATCCCGTCCACCCGATACCGGATGACGACCGTTTCATTCTGGGGCTCGATATGGATGTCGCTGGCCTTCTGCCGGATGGCGTCCGCCAGAACGGAATTGGTGAATCGAACGACGGGAGGAAGCTCCGTCAGGTTCAACAGGTCCTGAACGTTTTGCTCCTGCTCCTTGGCCTGACTGACGATTTCGAGCCCATCCGTCAAACCCACATCCGGTCCAAACTGCTCCTCGAGTTTCTTTCGGGGATAATGCTTGTGAATGGCTGCAACAATGTCGCTCTCGGGCGCGACAGTGATGAAAATGGGCATTTGAATGATGAAACGCAAATCGTCTATCGCATAATATTCCAGGGGATTTGTCATGGCGACGACGAGTTGTTTCTTGATTTCCTTGACGGGAATGAGCAGATGTTTCTCGGCCATGTCCTGGGGCACCAGATCGATGATTTCCTTGGGAATGGTGACGTTGGTCAGCCGGATATAGGGAAGTTTCAACTGGCTGGCCAGCGCCTTGGCGATTTTTTCATCGTCTACCGCCCCCATTTCGATCAGCACCTGACCGATCCGTTTCTTTTTGATCTTCTGGATTTCCAGGGCGCGGGCCAGGTCCTTTTCCTGGATGAGCCCCGCCTCGATCAGGATTTCACCCAGTTTTTTGCGTTTGGCCTGTTTCGGATCGGAATCGCTCATGCCCGAAATCCTTTGCGGCAGAAGTCGGTGCCGCTGAAAAACGGCTTATTGAAGCTGATCATCGATGCATCTCCGGGAAATTTCATTGCTGGATGTTCACCCGGAGCAGCAAATCTCCCCGCAATCCTTCGGGGGTCTGCCTTCCCATACCTTTCAAGCGCAAAACGGAGCCCTGATGCACGTTGGGGGGTATCGTTACCTTGAACAGCCGGTTGGCAAATCCCCAGGGAATATTGACGAGTTTGGTGGCGCCGTTCATCGCCTCAAAGGAGGATACTTCTACGACACCGTAGAGATGGATATCCGTTCCGGAGCCTGTCGGTTTGACGACCTGCAGTTTCGGTGTGGATCGTTTTTCGGTGTATACGCGAATATGATCGCTTACGCCCATTGAAGGCAGCGAAGGCATGAAGCGGACAAAGGCCATCCCGAAAAGGAAGCCGCCGATATGCGCCCACCAGGCAATCCCCCCTGCGGCATGGTCTCCTGCAGCGTTCAGAAACTGCAGCAGCAGCCAGGCGCCCAGAAAGAAATACGCCGGAATCTCGAAAAAAAACGGAATGATGAAAATGGGAAACAGGGTCAGTATCCGCGCGCGTGGAAACATCATGACATAAGCGCCCATCACGCCGGCAATGGCCCCGCTTGCCCCGATGGTCGGGATATTCGAAGCCATGTTGAACATCAGATGCGTCAGCCCGGAGATCAGGCCGCTCAACAGGTAAAACAGAAGATAGCGGGCCGATCCCATCCGGTCTTCGACATTGTCCCCAAAAATGTACAAAAACCACATGTTCCCCAGAAGATGCCAGAAACCGCCGTGCAGGAACATGAAGCTGAGCAGCGAAAAAAGCTGCTGGCCGACACTGAAATAGGCCGAAACGGCTGGAACGCTGTAGCGGGCGGGCACCAGTCCATAGATGTACACAAAACGGTCGAAATGAGCTCCCTGCCCGAGCTGGACCAGAAAAACCAGGACGTTGCAAACAATGAGGGATGTGTTGACAACAGGATAGTTCTTCGATGGGATGGTATCCCGCAACGGAATCATGCAGCGCTCTCCCGCTCATGGAAGGGGCCGGAGTCGATATCCATGCTGATATCGACGCTCTTTGCCGAATGGGTCAAGGCGCCGACCGACACGATGTCAATACCTGCGCCGGCCAACCCGGGAATGGTTGCGGCATTGATCCTGCCGGAACTTTCGATAATGGCCTTGCCTGCAATGAGACTGACCGCCTTGCGCATCGTTTCGATCGGCATATTGTCGAGCATGATGACATCCACGCCAACATCGAGGGCTTCCCGAACCTGATCGAGGGTGGAGACTTCGACTTCGATTTTCATCAGATGGGAAATGCGGCTGCGGATTCTGGATACGGCCTGGACGATTCCCCCGCACGCCGCAATATGGTTGTCCTTGATAAGCACCCCATCGAAAAGCCCCATCCGGTGGTTGCGCGCTCCGCCCATGCGGACCGCATACTTTTCAAGCACCCGAAGCCCCGGTGTCGTTTTTCGGGTATCGACCAAGTGAAGCGACAGCCCCTTCATCATGTCCAGATAGTTCCGGACATGGGTGGCGATGCCGGACATGCGCTGCAGAAAATTCAATGCCGTTCTTTCACCGGTCAGCAGCGTCCGCATGGCACCTTCCACTGTCAGAATCGTCGTTCCGGAAGCGATGAACGAGCCCTCCTCCACTGCGATGGATACCGTCACGGCTGGATCGAGTGCTTCAAAGACCGCTCTTGCGACAGGGGCCCCGGCCAGAACCAGCGGCTCTCTGGCAACGATACGCCCGATACCCCTCATGCCGGGCTCGACCAGGCTTTCGGTGGTGATATCCCCTGTACCGATATCCTCTTCGAGGGCCAGGCGAATCAGGCGATCGACGAATGCGCTCCGCAACGGGTTCATGAAGACCTCACATGGCCTTGAGTTTATCGATATGCGTCTGAATCCGATGCCCCTTTTCCTCCAGCAGGGCCTGCTTCTCGCGTGTCTTCAGAATGACTTCTTCCGGAGCTTTGCGGACAAAGTCATCATTCATCAGTTTTTTGGATACATTGCCCAGATCGCCCTGAATCTTGCCCAGTTCCTTTTCCAGGCGCTGCAGTTCCTGCTCCACATCCAGAACGCCCTCCAGCAGGACGTAAATTTCCGCGTTCTCGATGACTGCAGCGGCAGCATGTTTCGGTTTCTCTTCCGAAGCCGTCAGTACAATCTCATTCAGTCTGGCCAGATTGCGGATGATTCCCCCCTGTTCGGCAACAGCGGCATGAATGCGCTCATCGATGCTGTGGATCCGGCACGAAAGGTTCAGCGATGGCTGCAGGTTCATCTCGCCCCGGATATTCCGGACGGCGGAAACGATATCGATCAGCACCTTCATGCGCCTTTCGCTGTCGAGATCGATCCGGGTTTCATCGGCCTGCGGGAAAGCGGCATGCAGGATGCTGCCTTCCACCCCAGGCAGCAAATGCCAGATTTCTTCGGTAACGAAGGGGATAAACGGATGCAGCAGAATCAGCAGATCGTGAAGCGTATGTCCCAGAACCGCGCATGCCCGATGCTTTTCTTCCGGCCCGTATTTTTCGTACAGGTCCGGCTTGATGGCCTCGATATACCAGTCGCAGAATTCATGCCAGACGAATTGATACAATTCAGCGGCGGCGTTGTTGAATTGATAGCTGTCCAGATTCTCCGAAACGGATTGAACAAGCTGCTGAAGCCGGGAAAGAACCCATCTGTGGGGCAAGGCAAGCTGATCCGTCTGCGGAAGCCCGGTGCTTGTTTCCAGGTGCATCATCGCAAACCGGGCCGCATTCCAGAGCTTGTTCACAAAATGCCGATAGCCTTCCACCCGCTTTTCGGACATTTTGATATCCCGTCCCTGAGCCGCAAAAACCGCAAGCGTCATGCGAAAGGCGTCGGTTCCGTACTGATCGATCACGGTGAGCGGATCGATGACGTTGCCCTTGGATTTGCTCATTTTCTTTCCGTCTTCATCCCGGACCAGGGCATGGACATAGACGTCGCGGAACGGCACTTGCTGCATGAAATGAATCCCCATCATCATCATGCGCGCCACCCAGAAAAAGAGGATATCAAAACCGGTCACCAGGACGGATGTGGGATAAAATTTTCGCAGAAGCGCCGTATCCTCGGGCCATCCCATCGTGGAAAACGGCCAGAGCGCCGAGCTGAACCAGGTGTCGAGCACATCGCTTTCCTGCGTGAACCGGCAGCCGCCGCATTTCGGGCATGTTTGCGGGGCTTCCATCTCAACGATCATTTCTTTGCAGTCAGCACAGGTCCAGGCCGGAATCTGATGGCCCCACCAGATTTGCCGGGAAATGCACCAGTCCCGGATGTTGTGCATCCAGTCGTAGTAGTTCTTCACCCAGACCTCGGGCACGATACGTGTCTGACCCGTTTCCACGGCCGCAATGGCGGCTTCGGCCAGAGGTCTGGTCCGGACAAACCACTGCTTGGACAAATTGGGTTCCACAATCGTCTTGCAGCGGTAGCAATGGCCGACACTGTGACGGTAGGGCACGATCTTTTCGACGAGCCCCCTGCGGGTCAACTCATCGACGGCTGCCTTTCTGCACGCGAAACGGTCCATGCCCGCAAACGAACCCGCAGGGGCAAGCATCTTGCCGTTGTCATCGATCACCTTCAGCGAGGCAAGCTGATGGCGCTGCCCGATCTCAAAGTCATTGGGATCATGGGCAGGGGTCACCTTGAGTGCGCCGGTGCCGAATTCCATCCCGACATAAGCGTCGCGGATGATGGGGATGGGCCGCTCGGCAAGCGGCAGGATTACCGAAGATACCGAAATGTTCTGGTAGCGCGGATCCTCGGGATGAACCGCGACCGCCGTATCCCCGAACATGGTCTCGGGCCGGGTTGTGGCCACGACCAGATGGCCTTCTGCGCCGGCAAACGGATACCGGATATGGTAGAGGAAGCCGTCGATTTCCTCGTGTTCGACTTCCAGATCCGAGAGGGCGGTATGGCATCTGTGGCACCAATTGATGATGTAATCACCCTTGTAGATCAAACCTTCGTGATAGAGCTGGACAAAGACTTTCCGGACGGCTTTGGACAATCCCTCATCCATGGTGAACCGCTCCCGCCGCCAGTCACAGGATGCGCCAAGCCGTTTGAGCTGGTTGATGATGGCGCTTCCCGATTCCCTTCTCCAGGCCCACACCGCATCGATGAACCCCTCTCTTCCCAGATCGTGCCGGGAGAGTTTCTTTTCGGCAAGCTGTCGCTCCACGACATTCTGGGTCGCAATACCCGCATGATCGGTTCCCGGCATCCACAGGACGGCATCGCCTTTCAATCTGCGATAGCGGCACAGGATATCCTGAAGGGTGATGTTGAGGGCATGGCCCATATGCAGAACGCCCGTTACATTGGGCGGCGGAATGACGATGGAATATGGGGGGCTGTCGGAATGTTCATCCGCATCGAAAAAATGATTTTCTTCCCAGAAACGATACCATTTGCTTTCGACCTGAAGGGGATCATACCCTTTGTCGATCCGGTTGTCGGTCATAACTGCTCCTTCAAAAGAGAAAAAACACCACGAACACGAAAAAGACCTGCGGCCAGGCGCACACGCCGGCACCCGATCACTTCTGCTCCGCATTCAGCAGCAGGGCCCGCAGCCGCTGCATTTCTTCCGAAACGATCCGCTCGACAACCTCATGGATCGATGTTGCGATCTGCTCCTGGAACATCCGCCGGATGACCCGCTCCAGCGCGTCATCGATCTGTTGTTCCGAAATCGTTTCAACCGGGGAAAGGCTTTCACCAGGGGCAGCGGCAGATATGGCCTCCGGAAGTTCACCCGGGATGTCTGCCGATAGGCGTGCCTCGGGCACCGCCATCGCGGCATCTGATTCCCCGAAAACCGGCAATCCGATGCTTGCAAGCGTTTCGCTCTGGATTTCGGCGGGTTCCTCTGGCAGCAGTGAATCCAGAAAGATATCCTGTTCCGCAGGAGAGGTCTCGGCCCCAGACGCCGCCTCGGGGGCCTCGCCGGTATCCGCCTGGGGCGGCGAATCGGGAAGCAGACGATCCAGATCGAGGAAAATATCCGTATCATCGGATGACACAGACGTATCCGGTTTCGGTGGTTCCGGTTCGCTTTTCGGCTCTTCGACAATGAGGCTTTCGATGGTGAGCTCCTCGATGGAAATCTCCTCCGGATCACCGCTTGCCGCAGGCGGCACGCCCCGGAAATCTGATTCGGGCAGCGGCATATCGGGATGAACCGTTTGCGGGACGGTTTCCGCTTCAGCAATCTCGTCGATCCCATCGGTCAGATCGATGATTTCCTCCCCATCCTCAGCCACTTCCTCGGTCAGATCGATGATTTCCTCATCATCCACATTTTCCGGTGAAAATTCGGTTTTCATTTTCTGTATTCTCCTGCCCGAATGAAAGGGAACTCACCATCGCCCAGCCGTATATTTCCGGCAACGTGGGCGCTATCTACCCGGATTCGCTCTATTTCAGGCGAAAGAGCTATCACATGGCATCTGGAGTGTCAACAGAATTACCGAACAGGGCTGCAACGGCAGGAGCTGTCCCGACATTGTCTGGATGCAGTCTGGATGCTTTGGGGATCAATCCTTTCGATTCGATTGACAATTTTTCAGGGTTCTGGTAAAAATTGAACAATTTGGATCGTTTTATGCGGGTTCCCTCCGGTTTTCCAACATCTTGAACAGGGTGTCCTGTCGGTCCAACGAAAAGAACCCATATCTGTTGCGCATGGCGTCCATACGATGGTCGATCCGGCGTTTTCTCCTGACCCAAATCACTTCGAACCGATTTCATGACACGACATTCAACCAAAGAAGTGCTGATCACCAACAGCCTCGGACTTCACGCCAGGGCGGCAGCCAAAATCGCCGCACTGGCTCAAAAGGCCAGCCATCCGGTTTGGCTTCTCCATGACGGACAGAAGGCCGACGTACGGGACATTCTCGATATCTTGTCCCTGGAAATTCCTGCGGGAAGAACCATCTGCTTCGCCTGCGAGGCGGATGAGGATCTGCCCGTCATCGAGGCAATGACCGAGCTGGTGGAGATCGGGTTCGGCGAAATCGGTGAATCTGCCTCCGATGATTCCGCCTGCAGGACACTGGAGGGGATAGCGGTTTCCGCCGGCATAGCGATCGGAATGGCCTATGTGGTCTATCACAACAAGATCGATCTGATCGCCAAATACCGGATTCCCGAATCCGCCCTATCCAGGGAGGTGGCGCGCTTTCAAGGCGCGATCAAGACGGCCCGGGAAGAGCTCATCCGCATCATCGAGGCGACCGCCGACGAGGTCTATGCCCATACGGACATTCTCAACACGCATGTCGTCATGTTGAACGACAGGCTGTTTTACGGAAAAATCCTCGATACGATCACCGGCGAAAAAATCAATGCGGAATGGGCGCTGCAGAAGGTTGCCCTGGAGCTCGGCCGAAAATTCTCCACCATGACGGATCCCTATCTCAAGGAAAGGGCGCTCGATATCGTACATCTGGCGGATCGGGTCATGGTCCATCTCTCCGGGAAACCGGAAATCGACATTGCGGGAATCAACCGGCAGGTCATCCTCATCACCCACGACCTGTCGCCTGCCCAGGCCACCCAGATCAAGCCCGATGTCATCAAGGGTGTGGCCACCGATACCGGAGGCAGGACATCCCATGCCGGCATCATTCTGCGAAGTCTGGGCATTCCTACGGTGATGGGATTGCATACGGCAGCCGGGCGGATCGTCACGGACGATCTGGTCCTGATCGACGGCACCAACGGCACCCTGACCCTGAGACCGGACAGCGGTGCGCTCATGGCCGCCTTTCATCGCAAGATCGACGAAGATCGTCAGCGGCTTGCATCCCGCAATCGGCTGGAAATCCGCAATGAAACCATGGACGGGTTCCGGCTGACGGTCATGGCCAACATCGAAATGGCTGCTGAACTGAACGCGGTCATCGACGCAGGCGCAGAGGGCATCGGTCTGTACCGGACGGAATTCCAGTACCTGGGCCGATCCGATTTCCCTTCGGAAGAAGAGTTGTTTGCGGAATACAAAAGCGTTGCCGAACGGATGTCCCCCAAACCGGTTACCATCCGGACCCTCGATATCAACGGCGACAAGGCGCTCGAACATGGCGAGCGGATGGCCGAGCTCAATCCGGCGCTCGGGTTCCGGGCCATCCGCTACTGCCTGAAAAACCCGAATGTCTACAAAACCCAGATCCGGGCGATATTGCGGGCCGCCGCTTTCGGCAATCTGCGCATGCTCATCCCGATGATTTCCAGTTACGAAGAAATCATCGAGACCAAACGCCTGATGCAAGCTTGCATCATGGAGCTCGAAACCGAAAAACGCGAACACAGGAAGGATGTTCCGCTGGGCATCATGATCGAAGTTCCATCTGCCGCCATTCTGGCGGACATCATGGCGGAACAGGTCGATTTCTTCAGCATTGGCACAAACGATCTGATCCAGTTCGCCCTGGCCATCGACAGGGGCAACCGCGATGTGGCCTATATGTATAGCCCCCTGCATCCGGCCATGCTGCGGCTGATCAAAACCGTCATCGAAACGGGCCATCAGAAAGGAATTCCGACGTATATGTGCGGCGAAATGGCCGGGGATCCGCTCTGCGTTCCCCTGTTGCTCGGCATGGGCATCGACGAGCTCAGCATGAGTCTTCCGTCGATCGGCTCCATCAAGCGCCTGATCGCATCCCTGCGCAAGGCGGATGCCGAGGCCCTGCTGAACAGGGCGCTCTCGATGAAAACCACCGAAGAAATCATCGATCTGATGCACAACAGCGAACGATAGAGAACCCATTTCCCATGACATCGCATCATACCAAACTCATTGCCGAAAACCGCAAAGCCCGATTCAATTATTTTATCGAAGAGGAATTCGAGGCGGGCGTCGTGCTCAAGGGAACGGAAGTCAAATCGCTTCGCATGGGCAAGGTGAACATCAAGGATTCCTACGCGAAAATCCAGAACGGCGAAGTTTTCATCTATCAGCTCCATATCGGTGAATACCCATTCGCCCATTACGGAAATCACGAACCGCTCCGGCCCCGGAAACTGCTGATGCACAAAGCCGAAATCAAGCGGCTCTATGGGAAAATCAACGAAAAAGGGTTTACGCTCGTACCGCTCAAGATGTATTTCAAGGATGGAAAAGTGAAAATCGTCATTGCCCTGGCCCGCGGCAAGCAGCTTTTCGACAAGCGCG comes from Desulfatirhabdium butyrativorans DSM 18734 and encodes:
- the nifS gene encoding cysteine desulfurase NifS, which gives rise to MKTDNPVIYLDNNATTMVAPEVLEEMLPYFSQWYGNPSSMHSFGGMVGRKIRQARERLAALLGASDEEIIFTSCGTESDSTAIYAALQANPDRKHIITSRVEHPAVKNLCDHLSKNGYRVTTIGVDKDGNLDLDELYGHLTPDTAIVSLMWANNETGVIFPAEEIAEKTAAAGILFHTDAVQAVGKLPIDLKTNSIDMLSLSGHKLHAPKGIGALYVRKGTKFSPFLIGGHQEKGRRGGTENTASIIGLGKAAELAAQKMAEENTRVLQLRDRLETELVKRVPHSFVNGKAARRLPNTASIAFEFVEGEAILLLMNEHGICASSGSACTSGSLEPSHVLRAMGVPFTAAHGTIRFSLSVYNTEAEIDFVIDRVPDIIERLRQMSPFWKSGACAA
- a CDS encoding inositol-3-phosphate synthase, whose translation is MPSSTESGQPTVILVAGLAGAIGSTLSVAVHLLKTAPHLVKPYLTTEERFAHLPLSEMVVAGWDLAGANLCRAIEDHGVIPASIWQPLQAQLETIPLFEAPEAGMDLDAAIAAVSRDIDRVESMYPQANRVLVNLLPAAPALAGGENEADFRRTFNQAPDRFPDPVYALAAIHKGIPVVNFTPNEIEWPWVVQQAAQQGVPLCGRDGKTGQTFYKLVLASAWKARKLKITGWYSLNILGNSDGANLMDPERAAGKLANKTEILEEILGYRVGDSRSCHKVHIDYYPPRGDAKEAWDVVDFEGLFDLPMSIRIDFQGRDSVLAAPMAIDMARWMVALKQSGRNGLVADLAFFFKKPLGLDPPLSYEDQISRLNTLDLT
- a CDS encoding ATPase, T2SS/T4P/T4SS family, producing MSDSDPKQAKRKKLGEILIEAGLIQEKDLARALEIQKIKKKRIGQVLIEMGAVDDEKIAKALASQLKLPYIRLTNVTIPKEIIDLVPQDMAEKHLLIPVKEIKKQLVVAMTNPLEYYAIDDLRFIIQMPIFITVAPESDIVAAIHKHYPRKKLEEQFGPDVGLTDGLEIVSQAKEQEQNVQDLLNLTELPPVVRFTNSVLADAIRQKASDIHIEPQNETVVIRYRVDGIMREIMQIDKQVHTSLVSRIKIISTMDISIRRKPQDGRAQVKFGDARYDLRVSTIPTNYGEKVTIRILNPAGGGMSLEDLGFNENDLRHFQEAISKPQGIILVTGPTGSGKSSTLYTALRKLNTPKVNIVTVEDPVEFDIPGINQVQINPKAGITFAAGLRSILRQDPDIVMVGEIRDSETASIAFQAAQTGHLVLSTLHTNDTPSAVTRLLDMGVEGFIIADSLLCVIGQRLVRGICPKCKVVDPLSPKIVEQMAPFYRLDPHQKFWKGLGCEACQFTGYVGRMGIFEVLTITPAIREILDRNVSGVQIRKVAESEGFTVLSKDGLSKAIRGLTTIEEVLRVAPPELEDADDQASAPAVPLPRVGGVTAAVFPETEPEEPLPHSAKTEKIPKILIVDDNVVILKVLRNILESNNFEVVSAINGNEGFKAAHVEKPDLIITDYLMPGLDGKEMIQKLKGQLSTRYIPIIMLTSKDEVDSEVEVIDAGADDYLVKPANPKRLVARIKRLLSRPVMLEME
- a CDS encoding rhomboid family intramembrane serine protease; the protein is MIPLRDTIPSKNYPVVNTSLIVCNVLVFLVQLGQGAHFDRFVYIYGLVPARYSVPAVSAYFSVGQQLFSLLSFMFLHGGFWHLLGNMWFLYIFGDNVEDRMGSARYLLFYLLSGLISGLTHLMFNMASNIPTIGASGAIAGVMGAYVMMFPRARILTLFPIFIIPFFFEIPAYFFLGAWLLLQFLNAAGDHAAGGIAWWAHIGGFLFGMAFVRFMPSLPSMGVSDHIRVYTEKRSTPKLQVVKPTGSGTDIHLYGVVEVSSFEAMNGATKLVNIPWGFANRLFKVTIPPNVHQGSVLRLKGMGRQTPEGLRGDLLLRVNIQQ
- the nadC gene encoding carboxylating nicotinate-nucleotide diphosphorylase is translated as MNPLRSAFVDRLIRLALEEDIGTGDITTESLVEPGMRGIGRIVAREPLVLAGAPVARAVFEALDPAVTVSIAVEEGSFIASGTTILTVEGAMRTLLTGERTALNFLQRMSGIATHVRNYLDMMKGLSLHLVDTRKTTPGLRVLEKYAVRMGGARNHRMGLFDGVLIKDNHIAACGGIVQAVSRIRSRISHLMKIEVEVSTLDQVREALDVGVDVIMLDNMPIETMRKAVSLIAGKAIIESSGRINAATIPGLAGAGIDIVSVGALTHSAKSVDISMDIDSGPFHERESAA